TCTTCTTCATCGGGCTTTCGATAAAATTTGAAAAACCGATAGAAGAATTTTTAAGCGATCTCATACATGTTACAACCTTCAGGTTTCTTCTCTCACCACTTACCATCATCATCTTCGCTATCCTTCTAAAAATCGAACCTGGCGCACTTATCGTTCAGTCGATGATGCCACCCGCGATTGGATCCACAATAATCGCTGCCCATTATGGTATGAACTATAGCATGGCTGCAAATGTCACATCAGCGATAACAATCATCTTCATGATCGGGTTCTTTCTTTTAGTATATCTCTAAACTGCAGTACAGATATTTTTATAACGCCTCATGCAATCTAACGTCTATGCAGATTATAGAATCGATTGCGAACCTCAAAGAAGAGAAGAACGCGATCATACTTGCCCATAATTACGTGAGAGGAGAACTCCAGGATATCGCTGACGTTGTGGGCGACTCGCTTGAGCTTGCAAGATCTGCATCAGCAACAGATGCCAGTGTTATCGTATTCTGCGGTGTGGATTTTATGGCAGAGACCGCATCAATCTTAAACCCGGATAAGAAGGTCTTAATCCCTGATATCGGTTCAATATGCCCGATGGCACAGATGCTCATGGTAGAGGATCTCATTGAAGCAAAGAAGGCTCATCCTGATGCAAAGGTTGTGCTCTATGTGAACACCCTTGCAGAGGCAAAGGTACATGCAGACTGTATCTGTACATCTGCAAATGCGGATAGGATTGTCAACGCCATGGAGTCAGATACGATTCTTTTTGGCCCTGATATTAACCTTGGAAATTATGTCAGGAAACACACGGATAAAAAGATAATCCCTGTTCCAGCGTATGGCCTGTGTCCAACACACCATCAGATAACGCTCTCAGATCTCATCAAGGCGAAGAAGGCTCATCCTGGGGCAGAAGTTGTTGTTCATCCTGAGTGTGTCGAAGAGGTGCAGGATATGGCAGATCAAATTGCATCAACAAGCGGGATGGTTAAATACTGCAAGCATTCAGATGCAGATGAGTTTTTGATCGGCACCGAAGTTGGGCTAATCTACAGAATGAAGAAGGAGATGCCGGATAAGAAATTTTATCCAGTCTCAGAAAGTGCTGTATGCCCACAGATGAAGATGCACACGCTTGAAAAGGTTGAGCGAGCTTTAAGAGAAGAGATCTTTGAGGTTAAGGTCCCTGAAATGATACAGAAAGAGGCGATCAAGCCAATTATGAGGATGCTTGACCTCTCGAAGTGAGAAGGTGATTTTAATGCATCCAGAAGCTCTTGATGAACTTGCTGCAAAGGCGGTTGATTACGGTGCAACGGTGGCAAAAGTAATACCAGTTGAAAAAATTGCGATCGATGAACGGACGCGAATCAAATGCCAGTTTGGTTGTCCAAACTACAGACGCGGACTCATGTGCCCGCCCTATGTTCCAGCACCTGAAGTCTTCTCAAAAGTCCTGAATCGTTATAACTGGGCAATTCTCTTTGAGTTTGAAGTTCCAGGTGAGGATGTAAAAAGAGTGGATGAGGTTCAGAAGCAGGTACAGGCTTTAATCGAGCGAATGGAGCTTGAAGCAATGAGTCTTGGATACAACTTCGCACTCGGTCTCAAGGCTGGTGGATGCAGGATCTGTGATCGGTGCGTTGCATGGCTTGGGGAAGAAAATCTTCTCTGCAGACACCCAGACCGTGCGAGACCTGCGATGGAAGCGCTCGGGATTGATGTTATTCAGACGCTCAGGAATACGGGGTATGATACAATCCCACGACGGGTTTTCGCGTTACTTCTTGTTGATTGAATTAACTGGAGGTATTTTGGAGAGTTTTGGCCTGGTGGGGAGATTTTTATATTATGACTCACCATGATTAAACACCTCATCCAGAATACTTTCTTTCATTTTCTCAAGTTGATTTATCTGATACTGAATTTTTTCTTTCAAGGTTTTAATTTTTTCGTAAACAGAATCAAGATAGTTTGCTATTTCCTTTTGCTTTTCAAGTCGCTGCTATCTTATTCTTTGTAATAAACTGCTTTATCCAGTTGTCGTAACAAAAATGATATGAAACTTAACAGATCAAGACAGTCGTCTTTTGATATAGGCCAATCAAGAGCAGGTTCATGAGCCGTTGGGTTCCTGATTGCTTGCATCAAACCTGCTGATAAAAACTTAAGTCCTTCTTGAACATTCTTATCAGTCTCTGTCTCGCATCGAGTAACTTTTAATACCCCTTTTATTCCCCATACATCCATCATCAAAGCATAGCCGTCCTTCTCACTTTCCGCTTTCTCTTTGACTATCTTGTTATAAACCTTTGCTGCCTCAAATACTGCATGAAAATAGTTTCTTTGCTTGTACAGGTTTAGACAGTGCCGATGGATAAGATGATGAAAGTTTCTGGAATAAAATTCAGTTAAAGCGTCATCTATATGTAAATTCACCCCAGCTTCTTTTAAAATTTTCTTCACATCCGCTATTTTGTCCGCAGGAGTGATGAGCCGTAAAAATTTTTTCAATAACTCATTTCGTTCATCATTGTCCATTTTCTGTTTAG
This genomic window from Candidatus Syntrophoarchaeum caldarius contains:
- a CDS encoding metal-binding protein, whose protein sequence is MHPEALDELAAKAVDYGATVAKVIPVEKIAIDERTRIKCQFGCPNYRRGLMCPPYVPAPEVFSKVLNRYNWAILFEFEVPGEDVKRVDEVQKQVQALIERMELEAMSLGYNFALGLKAGGCRICDRCVAWLGEENLLCRHPDRARPAMEALGIDVIQTLRNTGYDTIPRRVFALLLVD
- a CDS encoding Quinolinate synthetase A, whose product is MQIIESIANLKEEKNAIILAHNYVRGELQDIADVVGDSLELARSASATDASVIVFCGVDFMAETASILNPDKKVLIPDIGSICPMAQMLMVEDLIEAKKAHPDAKVVLYVNTLAEAKVHADCICTSANADRIVNAMESDTILFGPDINLGNYVRKHTDKKIIPVPAYGLCPTHHQITLSDLIKAKKAHPGAEVVVHPECVEEVQDMADQIASTSGMVKYCKHSDADEFLIGTEVGLIYRMKKEMPDKKFYPVSESAVCPQMKMHTLEKVERALREEIFEVKVPEMIQKEAIKPIMRMLDLSK